In one Oryza glaberrima chromosome 2, OglaRS2, whole genome shotgun sequence genomic region, the following are encoded:
- the LOC127763583 gene encoding glyceraldehyde-3-phosphate dehydrogenase GAPCP1, chloroplastic-like, whose amino-acid sequence MAQQLSAPFRAAAAAGSRASAAAADPAKVLRLRSAGSAQFTSIAASSSFARNIEPLRAIATQAPPAVPQYSSGEKTKVGINGFGRIGRLVLRIATSRDDIEVVAVNDPFIDAKYMAYMFKYDSTHGPFKGSIKVVDDSTLEINGKKVTITSKRDPADIPWGNFGAEYVVESSGVFTTTEKASAHLKGGAKKVVISAPSADAPMFVVGVNEKSYDPKMNVVSNASCTTNCLAPLAKVVHEEFGIVEGLMTTVHATTATQKTVDGPSMKDWRGGRGAAQNIIPSSTGAAKAVGKVLPELNGKLTGMAFRVPTPNVSVVDLTCRIEKSASYDDVKAAIKAASEGALKGILGYTDEDVVSNDFVGDARSSIFDAKAGIGLSSSFMKLVSWYDNEWGYSNRVLDLIAHMALVNAKH is encoded by the exons GTGTTACGCTTGAGAAGCGCTGGCTCAGCTCAGTTCACCTCCATCGCAGCTTCCTCTTCATT TGCTAGGAACATTGAGCCGCTGAGAGCGATAGCTACTCAGGCACCCCCTGCCGTCCCAC AATATTCGAGTGGCGAGAAGACAAAGGTTGGCATCAATG GGTTTGGGCGAATTGGGAGGTTGGTCCTGCGTATTGCAACCAGTAGAGATGATATTGAAGTTGTTGCTGTCAATGATCCTTTCATTGATGCTAAATACATG gCCTACATGTTCAAGTATGACTCCACTCATGGTCCATTTAAAGGCTCCATTAAGGTTGTGGATGATTCAACCCTGGAGATCAATGGAAAGAAAGTCACAATCACTAGCAAAAG AGATCCAGCAGATATTCCTTGGGGTAACTTTGGAGCTGAGTATGTTGTTGAATCTTCAGGTGTTTTTACAACAACTGAAAAGGCATCGGCACATTTGAAG GGCGGTGCTAAGAAAGTTGTGATATCTGCTCCATCAGCAGATGCTCCAATGTTTGTCGTTGGAGTAAATGAGAAGAGCTATGATCCTAAAATGAATGTTGTTTCTAACGCAAGTTGTACTACCAACTGTCTTGCTCCTCTTGCCAAG GTTGTCCATGAGGAATTTGGCATTGTTGAGGGTCTCATGACAACTGTTCATGCCACAACAG CCACCCAGAAGACTGTCGATGGCCCTTCAATGAAAGATTGGAGAGGAGGGCGTGGTGCTGCTCAAAACATAATTCCTAGCTCCACTGGTGCAGCCAAG GCTGTTGGGAAAGTCCTCCCTGAGCTAAATGGAAAGCTCACTGGTATGGCCTTCCGAGTTCCAACACCAAATGTGTCTGTTGTCGACTTGACCTGCCGGATCGAAAAAAGTGCATCCTATGACGATGTGAAAGCAGCCATCAA GGCAGCATCAGAGGGTGCACTGAAAGGTATTCTAGGTTACACAGATGAGGATGTGGTTTCCAATGACTTCGTTGGTGATGCAAG GTCAAGCATCTTTGATGCCAAGGCTGGTATTGGACTGAGCTCTTCCTTCATGAAGCTTGTGTCATGGTACGACAACGAGTGGGGCTACAG CAACCGTGTGTTGGATCTGATTGCCCACATGGCTCTTGTCAACGCCAAGCACTGA